GGGCGCGGTGACCGAGGCGAGCATGTCCAGGTCGGAGCGGAGCGTGGAGTCGACCTTCGGGTCCAGCACCGCCTGGTAGGTGAAGACCACGTCCTGGGCGGTGAACGGGCTGCCGTCGTGGAACAGCACGCCGTCGCGCAGCTTCGCGGTGACCGTCCTGCCGTCCGCCGACACGGTCGGCAGTTCCCGGGCCAGCGCCGGCATCAGCTCGTTGCGGGCGTCGCGGGCGACCAGCCCGTCGAAGATCAGGGAGCCGCCGTCGACGCCGTAGTTCAGCACCGGGTTCAACGCGTCCGGCTCACCCGCCGTCGCCACGACGAGCGTGCCGGCGCCGGCCGCGCCCGTCGACGTGGTCGCCGGCGAGGAACAGCCGGCCACGGCGAGGACACCGGCGACGGCCACCGCCGCCACGCGCTTGGACACAGGCGTACCCATCACATGCTCCCGGGTCTGTTCTTCGCGCGACCGCCCGGCGTCACGCCGGGGCCGGCGTCCTGATCTGACCGACCGTGCCCGCGGCGGTCCACGGTCACGAGCGGGCGGACGCCCCGGCGATGGTCTGGACCATCGCGTGCCGGGGGCAGCCGGCCACTAACGCCAGCATTCCGCAATTGCCAATCTCATGCAACAAGCGCCGGCCGACTGTGTCGCCCAGGCCACACCCCGTCCGCGTCGGCGCGCGGCGGTCAGCCGGCGCCGCCCCGGCCGTACGCGGCGCGGGCGCGATGGACCTGCTCGATGTGTCTCGGCCCAGTTCTTGATCGCCTGCTGGATCGGAAGCAGGGTACGGCCCAGGGCGGTGATCCCGTAATCGACGCGCACCGGCGCCTCGTCCCCACGCCCTGACCACACCCGGACGCCCGGCGGGGCCGGCCCGGCTCCCACCGGGCACCGCCTGCCGGGCGTCCGGATCGGCCCCCGTCCACCGGGCGTCCGGGCCGGGCCCGTCCGCCGGGCGTTCCTGTCGTCGGGTCAGCCGACGGGAAGGGCGGCCAGCCAGTCCTGCCAGGCTCGCTCGCTCCGGGCCGGGTCCTGTCCGGGGGCGAAGACGTGGTGGCCGAGGACCAGGGCGTCGCCGCGCTCGGCGCCGGAGTGGAGGAACCGGTAGACCTACGTCGGGGGTGCGGACACCGACGTAGGTCGGGAGGCCGGCCAGGTCGACGACGCCGTCGATCGGGGGCAGACCGGCGACGGTGAACCGGACCCGCTGCCCCTCGGCGAGCGGACCGGCGACGCCGAGGGCGTCGGCCACGGCCGCCCACGCCCGGTCCGCGCCGCCGACGCCCGGGCGGAAGGCCGAGACCGGGGTCGCGGTCCGGCCGGGGAAGTGGGCGAGGTACGCGGCCAGCGTCCCGAGGTACATGTCCCAGCCGACCCCCATCGCCTCGTACTCGGTCTCCCAGTCGTCCCCGAG
The nucleotide sequence above comes from Micromonospora sp. M71_S20. Encoded proteins:
- a CDS encoding winged helix-turn-helix transcriptional regulator; translation: MGAGPAPPGVRVWSGRGDEAPVRVDYGITALGRTLLPIQQAIKNWAETHRAGPSRPRRVRPGRRRLTAARRRGRGVAWATQSAGACCMRLAIAECWR